The Ranitomeya variabilis isolate aRanVar5 chromosome 7, aRanVar5.hap1, whole genome shotgun sequence genome includes a window with the following:
- the LOC143785289 gene encoding eukaryotic translation initiation factor 3 subunit C translates to MSRFFATGSDSESESSLSGDEILPKPVGGTYGKQPIILSDDEEDTKRVVRSAKDKRFEELTNIIKTIRNAMKIRDMTKCLEEFEQLGKAYIKAKNIVDKEGVPRFYIRLLSDLEDYLNELWEDKEGKKKMNKNNAKALSTLRQKLRKYNRDFEAPISAYKQNPEESADEDQDKDEDDDDSEASMSSDDDKGEGISASKFLKKAESAPADARGKFQKKAEDAEDDEESSDDEIWESDSEDSDSESEDEEGKYTTLAARFLKKTGGQSDRQATDKKKEEKIKKKQDRKVKTRADEEGEMDESEAGGEWEKVKGGAPMVKEKPKMFAKGTEITPPIVVKKLNEILQARGKKGTDRAAQIELLNLLVVISEENNLGQGVAVKIKFNIVASLYDYNPNLAAYMKADMWKKCLECINDLLDILFSNPNMFIGENISEDSENLIVSDPPLRVRGCILTLIERMEEEFTKIMQNTDPHSQEYVDNLKDEARVCEVIERAQKYLQEKGSTEEICRIYLRRIMHTYYKFDYKAHQRQLSTGQESKSEQDQAENEAEDSAILMDRLSKYIYAKDRTDRIRTCAILCHIYHHALHNRWFQARDLMLMSHLQDNIQHADPPVQILYNRTMVQLGICAFRQGMIRDAHNALLDIQSSGRAKELLGQGLLMRTMQERNQEQEKIEKRRQIPFHMHINLELLECVYLVSAMLLEIPYMAAHEFDARRRMISKQFHHQLRVGERQPLLGPPESMREHVVAASKAMKMGDWKTCRNFIINEKMNGKVWDLFPEADRVRNMLVRKIQEESLRTYLFTYSSVYDSIRMGILGDMFQLEIPTVHSIISKMIINEELMASLDQPTQTVVMHGTEPSSLQNTALQLAEKLGNLVENNERIFDHKQGSYGGYFNRDQKDSYQRKEGGYMRRGYRRDQQNQNNY, encoded by the exons ATGTCCCGTTTTTTCGCCACCGGCTCGGACAGTGAGTCGGAGTCATCGCTGTCCGGAGACGAGATCCTCCCCAAACCAGTGGGGGGCACCTACGGCAAACA GCCGATTATTCTCAGCGATGACGAGGAGGACACGAAGCGTGTGGTGCGCAGCGCCAAGGATAAGAG GTTCGAGGAGCTGACGAACATCATCAAGACGATCCGCAACGCCATGAAGATCCGCGACATGACCAAGTGTCTGGAGGAGTTCGAGCAGCTGGGGAAAGCCTACATCAAGGCCAAGAACATAGTGGACAAGGAAGGCGTCCCTCGCTTCTACATCCGCCTGCTGTCCGACCTGGAGGACTACCTGAACGAG CTCTGGGAAGATAAGGAAGGCAAGAAGAAGATGAACAAGAACAACGCCAAAGCCCTGAGCACGCTGCGCCAGAAACTGCGCAAGTACAACCGCGATTTTGAGGCCCCCATCTCCGCCTATAAGCAG AACCCCGAGGAGTCGGCAGATGAAGACCAAGACAAGGATGAGGATGACGACGACTCCGAAG cctccatgtcCAGCGATGACGACAAAGGTGAAGGCATCAGCGCCAGCAAGTTCCTGAAGAAGGCCGAATCCGCTCCTGCAGACGCTCGCGGAAAGTTCCAGAAGAAAGCCGAG GACGCCGAGGACGACGAAGAATCCTCCGACGATGAAATCTGGGAGTCCGACTCCGAGGACTCTGACTCCGAATCCGAGGACGAGGAAGGCAAATATACCACTCTGGCCGCCCGCTTCCTTAAAAA GACCGGAGGACAATCCGATCGTCAGGCCACCGATAAGAAGAAGGAGGAGAAGATCAAGAAGAAGCAGGATCGGAAAGTGAAAACCAGAGCGGACGAGGAGGGGGAGATGGACGAGAGCGAAGCCGGAGGAGAGTGGGAGAAGGTCAAAGGTGGCGCGCCCATGGTGAAG GAAAAGCCCAAGATGTTTGCTAAAGGCACCGAGATCACTCCCCCCATTGTGGTGAAGAAGCTGAATGAGATCCTTCAGGCCCGAGGGAAGAAGGGCACAGACAG GGCCGCACAGATCGAGCTCCTGAATTTGCTCGTTGTAATCTCGGAAGAAAATAATTTGGGGCAGGGAGTCGCCGTCAAGATCAAGTTCAACATCGTGGCGTCTCTGTACGACTACAACCCCAATCTGGCCGCGTACATGAAG GCCGACATGTGGAAGAAATGCCTGGAGTGCATCAACGACCTGCTGGACATCCTCTTCTCCAACCCCAACATGTTCATCGGGGAGAACATCTCCGAAGACTCCGAAAATCTCATCGTCTCAGACCCG CCTCTCCGCGTCCGCGGCTGCATTCTCACCCTGATCGAGAGGATGGAAGAAGAGTTCACCAAAATCATGCAGAACACGGACCCGCACTCACAAG AGTATGTGGACAACCTGAAGGACGAGGCGCGGGTGTGTGAGGTGATCGAGCGAGCCCAGAAATACCTGCAGGAGAAGGGCAGCACTGAGGAGATCTGCCGGATCTATCTCCGCAGGATCATGCACACCTACTACAAGTTTGACTACAAAGCGCATCAGCGGCAGCTCAGCACCGGGCAGGAGTCTAAG TCAGAGCAGGACCAGGCGGAGAACGAGGCGGAGGACAGTGCCATCCTCATGGACAGACTCTCCAAGTACATATACGCCAAGGACAGGACGGACCGAATCCGTACCTGCGCCATCCTGTGCCACATCTACCACCACGCCCTGCACAACCGCTGGTTCCAGGCCCGAGACCTGATGCTCATGTCCCACCTGCAAGACAACATCCAGCACGCTGACCCTCCTGTGCAG ATCCTATATAACCGCACCATGGTCCAGCTGGGCATCTGCGCCTTCCGGCAGGGCATGATCCGGGACGCCCACAACGCCCTCCTGGACATCCAGTCCAGCGGCAGAGCCAAGGAGCTGCTGGGGCAGGGGCTGCTGATGAggaccatgcaggagaggaacCAGGAGCAGGAGAAGATCGAGAAGCGGCGACAGATCCCCTTCCACATGCACATCAACCTGGAGCTGCTGGAGTGCGTCTACCTGGTGTCCGCCATGCTGCTGGAGATCCCGTACATGGCGGCGCACGAGTTTGACGCCCGCAGGAGGATGATCAGCAAACAGTTCCACCACCAGCTGCGTGTGGGCGAGCGGCAGCCGCTGCTGG GCCCCCCAGAAAGTATGAGGGAGCACGTGGTGGCCGCGTCCAAGGCCATGAAGATGGGAGACTGGAAGACCTGCCGCAACTTCATAATCAACGAGAAGATGAACGGGAAGGTGTGGGATCTGTTCCCGGAGGCGGATCGTGTGCGCAACATGCTGGTCAG GAAGATCCAGGAGGAATCGCTGAGGACGTATCTGTTCACATACAGCAGCGTGTACGACTCCATCAG GATGGGCATCTTGGGCGACATGTTCCAGCTGGAGATTCCCACCgtccacagcatcatcagcaagatGATCATCAATGAGGAGCTCATG GCTTCGCTGGATCAGCCCACCCAGACGGTGGTGATGCACGGCACGGAGCCCAGCTCCCTCCAGAACACGGCTCTGCAGCTGGCGGAGAAGCTCGGGAACCTGGTGGAGAACAACGAGCGCATCTTCGACCACAAGCAGGGCAGCTACGGGGGATACTTCAACCGCG ACCAAAAAGACTCGTACCAGAGGAAGGAGGGCGGCTACATGCGGCGCGGCTACCGGCGAGACCAGCAGAACCAGAACAACTACTGA
- the PRODH2 gene encoding hydroxyproline dehydrogenase, translating into MWRVARCQRSGSWLSPQVWTWSWRAFAHRPGPELSFSDGKAFRLKSGWEVARGLLIFRLCSVPTLVRNSDKLLSVSRRLLGRRLFEWGMRGSVYGQFVAGETLPEIQACTERLARLGIRPMLAVPIEEDLGESKSGERWYEQNEEIMLKCVDLSSAGGDRPMMQLKITALMSADLCKVLSVYLSDPSLRAALSPQRIVSIMEGQDPALPFLSEEQNRHLQTAVRRLSRVGKHAKAKRVRVLVDAEYTYVNPALSLVTMAMMAQCNTDEPWIWNTYQCYLKDSYKNLTQDLRTADSLGCCFGVKLVRGAYMDKERKMAEEKGYSDPVQPDWAATNRSYQRSLDHLLELIARDGAKHNLIVASHNEESVLHAAQRMAELGIGGSGGAVCFGQLLGMCDHVSLTLGQAGYLVYKSIPYGSVESVLPYLVRRAQENQSVLQGIRKERDLLRRELRRRLLRRS; encoded by the exons ATGTGGCGCGTCGCTCGCTGCCAGCGTTCTGGGTCGTGGCTCTCGCCCCAGGTCTGGACTTGGTCCTGGAGGGCGTTCGCTCACAGGCCGGGACCGGAGCTCAGTTTTTCGGATGGAAAGGCCTTCAGGCTGAAGAGCGGCTGGGAGGTGGCGCGGGGGCTGCTCATATTCCGGCTCTGCTCCGTGCCCACCCTGGTGAGGAACTCCGACAAG CTTCTCTCGGTGTCTCGCAGGCTCCTGGGCCGCAGACTCTTTGAATGGGGCATGAGAGGCTCGGTGTACGGCCAGTTTGTCGCCGGAGAGACCCTCCCTGAGATTCAGGCCTGTACGGAGCGGCTGGCGCGGCTCGGCATTCGCCCCATGTTGGCCGTACCCATCGAGGAGGACTTGGGCGAAAGCAAAAGCGG GGAGCGCTGGTACGAGCAGAACGAGGAGATCATGCTGAAGTGTGTGGACCTCTCCTCGGCTGGAGGGGACCGTCCCATGATGCAGCTGAAAATCACGGCCCTGATGAGCGCCGACCTGTGC AAGGTTCTGTCCGTGTATCTGTCAGATCCGTCTCTGCGGGCGGCGCTCAGTCCTCAGCGGATCGTCTCCATCATGGAGGGCCAG GATCCGGCTCTTCCCTTCCTGTCCGAGGAGCAGAATCGGCATCTCCAGACCGCGGTGCGGAGGCTCAGCCGCGTCGGGAAG CACGCCAAGGCGAAGCGCGTCCGTGTCCTGGTGGATGCTGAGTACACGTACGTGAACCCCGCGCTCAGCCTGGTTACCATGGCGATGATGGCCCAGTGCAACACGGACGAGCCCTGGATCTGGAACACCTATCAGTGCTACTTAAAG GATTCCTACAAGAACCTGACCCAGGACCTGCGCACGGCCGACAGTCTGGGCTGCTGTTTCGGGGTGAAGTTGGTCCGCGGGGCGTACATGGACAAGGAGCGGAAGATGGCGGAAGAGAAGGGTTACAGCGACCCCGTCCAGCCCGACTGGGCGGCCACCAACAGAAG TTACCAGCGATCACTGGATCACCTGCTGGAGCTGATCGCACGGGACGGAGCGAAACACAACCTGATCGTCGCCAGCCACAACGAGGAGTCCGTGCTGCACGCTGCGCAGAG GATGGCGGAGCTCGGGATCGGTGGGAGCGGCGGTGCCGTGTGCTTCGGGCAGCTCCTCGGGATGTGTGACCACGTGTCTCTCACGCTCG GTCAGGCTGGGTATCTGGTCTATAAGTCCATCCCTTACGGTTCAGTGGAATCGGTGCTTCCATATCTGGTGAGACGAGCGCAGGAGAACCAGAGCGTCCTCCAGGGAATCCGGAAGGAGAGAGACCTCCTGCGCCGGGAGCTGAGACGTCGCCTCCTGCGCCGAAGCTGA